In Thermoplasmata archaeon, the genomic window GTACGAGTTCATGCGGAACGCCTTCGAAGCGGGCACGATCATCGCGATCGTCGCGGGGCTCGTCGGCTACCTCGTCGTCCTGCGCCGGTCCGCCTTCGCCACGCACGCGCTGGGGCATGTGGGCTTCTCGGGAGCGGCCGGCGCCGTGCTGTTCGGCGTGAACCCGGTCTACGGGCTGCTGCTGTTCACGACGACCGGGGGCACGGGCATGGCGCTCCTCGGCAAGCGCGCCTCGACCCGCGACATCGAGATCGGGACCGTGCTGGCCTTCCTGCTCGGCGTCGGGCTCGTCTTCCTGAGCCTGTACGCCGGATACGCGACGGAGGCCTATTCGATCCTCTTCGGCGAGATCCTAGGGATCAGCGACGCGGGGGTGCTCCTCACGCTCGAAGCGGGGGTCGTCGTCCTCGTGGCGCTCGCGCTCATGTACCGACCGCTGCTGTTCGCTTCGCTCGACGAGGACGTCGCGGAGGCGAAAGGGCTCCCGACGCTGGCGCTCGGGCTCGCGTTCATGCTGATCCTCGCCGTGGCGATCTCCTTCGCGGTGCAGGTCGTCGGGGTGCTCCTGATCTTCGCGCTGCTCGTCACCCCAGCGGCGATCGCGGTGCGGCTCACCCAGCGGCCGAGGTGGGCCGCGCTCGTCTCGGTCGCGGTCGCGCTGCTCGCGGTATGGCTGGGCCTCTTCCTCTCCTGGTACGAGCCGTATCCCGTCAGCTTCTTCATCGTGACGATCGCCTTCGTGCTGTACCTGCTCGTCCGCGCCGCCGGCTTCGCGCGCCAGCGGCTCGTCGCTCGGTCGGATCGGGAAGCGCCGTCGGCGGCCGCGGCGGGCCCGGAGTCCACGTAGCCCGACCGCGGCGCGCTCGGTGGCCCAGCGCTCAGGCCGTCGCGCGCACCCCGGGAGTCGGGGGC contains:
- a CDS encoding metal ABC transporter permease — its product is MTNSFSWNFVTDLRAMWQYEFMRNAFEAGTIIAIVAGLVGYLVVLRRSAFATHALGHVGFSGAAGAVLFGVNPVYGLLLFTTTGGTGMALLGKRASTRDIEIGTVLAFLLGVGLVFLSLYAGYATEAYSILFGEILGISDAGVLLTLEAGVVVLVALALMYRPLLFASLDEDVAEAKGLPTLALGLAFMLILAVAISFAVQVVGVLLIFALLVTPAAIAVRLTQRPRWAALVSVAVALLAVWLGLFLSWYEPYPVSFFIVTIAFVLYLLVRAAGFARQRLVARSDREAPSAAAAGPEST